A single genomic interval of Procambarus clarkii isolate CNS0578487 chromosome 17, FALCON_Pclarkii_2.0, whole genome shotgun sequence harbors:
- the LOC138365654 gene encoding polysialic acid O-acetyltransferase-like: MSVLTRVKTETTRVKTETTRVKTETTRVKTETTRVKTETTRVKTETTRVKTETTRVKTETTRVKTETTRVKTETTRVKTETTRVKTETTRVKTETTRVKTETTRVKTETTRVKTETTRVKTETTRVKTETTRVSNVQLHVTSLRL, encoded by the coding sequence ATGTCAGTCTTGACACGTGTCAAGACTGAGACTACACGTGTCAAGACTGAGACTACACGTGTCAAGACTGAGACTACACGTGTCAAGACTGAGACTACACGTGTCAAGACTGAGACTACACGTGTCAAGACTGAGACTACACGTGTCAAGACTGAGACTACACGTGTCAAGACTGAGACTACACGTGTCAAGACTGAGACTACACGTGTCAAGACTGAGACTACACGTGTCAAGACTGAGACTACACGTGTCAAGACTGAGACTACACGTGTCAAGACTGAGACTACACGTGTCAAGACTGAGACTACACGTGTCAAGACTGAGACTACACGTGTCAAGACTGAGACTACACGTGTCAAGACTGAGACTACACGTGTCAAGACTGAGACTACACGTGTCTCAAACGTTCAACTCCATGTAACGTCTCTGAGGTTATAA